The proteins below are encoded in one region of Pseudomonas putida NBRC 14164:
- a CDS encoding lipopolysaccharide kinase InaA family protein, with protein MTDYLASADLALLKRHGLDDFEALWALQLEAVDEPNTGRGGWSSVFRLELEGKGYYLKRQSDYLTRTLHRPFGEPTFAREFRNISRYQKLHIPALQAVFYGERKQGGKHRAILMTRALDEWADLDSLLAQWPQLGDAERNGILKACGQLARTLHSAGQVHGCFYPKHIFLRQRREGWDAQLIDLEKTRPLLLGMRDRLKDLEPLLRRAPAWSEADVRTMLATYLAQPADSTLVNNWLQRLTQRRREKEAR; from the coding sequence ATGACCGATTACCTGGCCAGCGCGGACCTCGCGCTGCTCAAACGCCATGGCCTGGACGACTTCGAGGCGCTGTGGGCCTTGCAACTTGAGGCAGTGGATGAACCCAACACCGGCCGTGGCGGCTGGAGCAGCGTGTTCCGCCTGGAACTCGAAGGCAAGGGCTACTACCTCAAGCGCCAGAGCGACTACCTGACCCGCACCCTGCACCGGCCGTTTGGCGAGCCCACCTTCGCCCGCGAATTCCGCAACATCAGCCGCTACCAGAAGCTGCACATTCCGGCCTTGCAGGCGGTGTTCTATGGCGAGCGCAAGCAGGGCGGCAAGCACCGGGCCATCCTGATGACCCGCGCGCTGGACGAGTGGGCCGACCTCGACAGCCTGCTGGCCCAGTGGCCACAGCTGGGCGATGCCGAACGCAATGGCATCCTCAAGGCGTGCGGCCAGCTGGCGCGCACCCTGCACAGCGCCGGCCAGGTGCATGGCTGCTTCTACCCCAAGCACATTTTCCTGCGCCAGCGCCGTGAAGGCTGGGACGCGCAACTGATCGACCTGGAAAAGACCCGGCCATTGCTGCTCGGCATGCGTGACCGCCTCAAGGACCTGGAGCCGCTGCTGCGCCGCGCCCCGGCCTGGAGCGAGGCCGATGTGCGGACAATGCTGGCGACCTACCTGGCGCAGCCGGCTGACAGCACGCTGGTGAACAACTGGTTGCAACGCCTGACGCAACGCCGTCGTGAAAAAGAGGCCCGCTGA
- the waaC gene encoding lipopolysaccharide heptosyltransferase I, whose product MRVLIIKTSSLGDVIHTLPALTDAAHAIPGIRFDWVVEEGFAEIPSWHPAVDQVIPVAIRRWRKNLWQTLKSGEWKAFKQRVRERKYDLVIDAQGLVKSAWLTRYVKAPVAGLDRYSAREGWASRFYDRRLSVATGQHAVERVRQLFAMALAYDLPEGIGDYGLDLERLQLPPAAPYVVFLHGTTWATKHWPEAYWRELAERMGRRKLEVRLPWGNPAEKARAERIAQGLNNCQVLPKLNLAGVARVLAAAKACVAVDTGLGHLAAALDVPTISLFGPTNPGLTGAYGRTQIHQASDWPCAPCLQKKCTYKPSADDLRRFDLKREWPLCFTRLNPEHVAGRLSALLLAEDVR is encoded by the coding sequence GTGCGGGTACTGATCATCAAGACCTCGTCGCTGGGTGATGTGATCCACACCCTGCCGGCGCTCACCGATGCCGCCCACGCCATCCCGGGCATTCGTTTCGACTGGGTTGTGGAAGAAGGCTTTGCCGAAATCCCCAGCTGGCACCCTGCGGTCGACCAGGTTATCCCGGTGGCCATTCGCCGCTGGCGCAAGAACCTTTGGCAAACCCTCAAGAGCGGCGAGTGGAAGGCGTTCAAGCAGCGTGTGCGCGAGCGCAAGTACGACCTGGTGATTGACGCCCAGGGCCTGGTCAAGTCGGCTTGGCTGACCCGTTACGTGAAGGCCCCGGTCGCCGGCCTGGACCGCTACTCGGCCCGTGAAGGCTGGGCCAGCCGCTTCTATGACCGGCGCCTGTCGGTTGCCACCGGCCAGCACGCGGTGGAGCGGGTGCGCCAGCTGTTCGCCATGGCCCTGGCCTACGACTTGCCAGAAGGCATTGGCGACTACGGGCTGGACCTGGAGCGCCTGCAATTGCCGCCCGCCGCGCCTTACGTGGTGTTCTTGCATGGCACCACCTGGGCGACCAAGCACTGGCCCGAAGCCTACTGGCGCGAGCTGGCCGAGCGCATGGGCCGGCGCAAGCTGGAAGTGCGCCTGCCTTGGGGCAACCCGGCCGAAAAGGCGCGCGCCGAGCGCATTGCACAGGGCTTGAACAACTGCCAGGTGCTCCCCAAATTGAACCTTGCCGGCGTTGCGCGTGTATTGGCGGCGGCAAAAGCCTGTGTGGCGGTCGATACCGGCCTTGGCCACCTGGCAGCGGCACTCGATGTGCCGACCATTTCGCTGTTCGGCCCGACCAACCCGGGCCTGACGGGTGCCTACGGACGGACCCAGATTCACCAGGCCAGTGACTGGCCTTGCGCTCCCTGCCTGCAGAAGAAGTGCACCTATAAACCGAGCGCTGACGACCTGCGCCGGTTCGATCTGAAACGCGAGTGGCCGCTGTGCTTCACTCGCCTGAATCCCGAGCATGTGGCGGGCCGCTTGAGCGCGTTGCTGCTGGCTGAGGATGTCCGTTGA
- the waaF gene encoding lipopolysaccharide heptosyltransferase II, whose translation MRILIIGPSWVGDMVMAQTLFQCLKQQHPDCVIDVLAPEWSRPILERMPEVRQALSFPLGHGALELATRRRIGKSLAGQYDQAILLPNSLKSALVPFFAGIPKRTGWRGELRFGLLNDVRKLDKARYPLMIERFMALAYAPGAELPQPYPRPSLQIEAQSRDAALAKFGLELDRPVLALCPGAEFGEAKRWPVEHYAAVADAMVRQGWQVWLFGSKNDHPVGEQIRDRLIPGLREESSNLAGETSLAEAIDLMSCAHAVVSNDSGLMHVAAALNRPLVAVYGSTSPGFTPPLADQVEVVRTGIECSPCFDRTCRFGHYNCLRLLEPGKVIAALHSLSGPDLIDTVAEVD comes from the coding sequence ATGAGAATACTGATCATTGGCCCCAGCTGGGTCGGCGACATGGTGATGGCGCAGACCTTGTTCCAGTGCCTGAAACAGCAGCACCCCGACTGCGTGATCGACGTGCTGGCCCCCGAGTGGAGCCGGCCGATCCTGGAGCGTATGCCCGAGGTACGCCAAGCCTTGAGCTTCCCGCTCGGCCACGGCGCGCTGGAGCTGGCTACGCGTCGGCGTATCGGCAAATCCCTGGCCGGCCAGTACGACCAGGCCATCCTGCTGCCCAATTCGCTGAAGTCGGCCTTGGTGCCGTTCTTCGCTGGCATCCCCAAGCGTACCGGCTGGCGCGGTGAACTGCGCTTCGGCCTGCTGAACGATGTGCGCAAGCTGGACAAGGCCCGCTACCCGCTGATGATCGAGCGCTTCATGGCCTTGGCCTACGCGCCCGGCGCCGAGCTGCCGCAGCCGTACCCGCGCCCCAGCCTGCAGATCGAAGCGCAAAGCCGCGATGCTGCACTGGCCAAGTTCGGCCTGGAGCTGGACCGCCCAGTGCTGGCGCTGTGCCCTGGCGCCGAGTTCGGTGAGGCCAAGCGTTGGCCAGTCGAGCATTACGCTGCGGTGGCCGACGCGATGGTCCGCCAGGGCTGGCAGGTATGGCTGTTCGGCTCGAAGAACGACCACCCGGTCGGTGAGCAGATCCGCGACCGGCTGATCCCGGGTTTGCGTGAAGAATCGTCCAACCTCGCCGGTGAAACCTCGCTGGCCGAGGCCATCGACCTGATGTCCTGTGCCCATGCCGTGGTGTCCAACGACTCCGGCCTGATGCACGTGGCCGCCGCGCTGAACCGCCCGCTGGTGGCGGTGTACGGCTCGACGTCGCCCGGCTTCACCCCGCCGCTGGCCGACCAGGTAGAGGTGGTGCGTACCGGTATCGAGTGCAGCCCATGCTTCGACCGTACCTGCCGTTTCGGCCACTACAACTGCCTGCGCCTGCTGGAACCGGGCAAAGTCATCGCCGCCCTGCACAGCCTGAGCGGGCCGGACCTGATCGATACCGTGGCCGAGGTCGACTAA
- the rfaP gene encoding lipopolysaccharide core heptose(I) kinase RfaP: MKLILAEPFKRLWAGRDAFDAVEALQGEVYRELEGRRTLRTVVAGEGFFVKIHRGIGWGEIFKNLFTAKLPVLGAGQEWRAIQRLHEVGVPTMTAVAYGERGSNPATQHSFIITEELAPTISLEDFSIDWAKQPPEPRLKRALIAEVAKMTGGMHRAGVNHRDCYICHFLLHTDRPVTADDFKLSVIDLHRAQTRATISRRWRDKDLAALYFSALDIGLTQRDKLRFLRGYFQRPLRQVLKDEAQLLTWLERKAQKLYDRKQRYGDAL, encoded by the coding sequence ATGAAGCTGATACTGGCCGAACCGTTCAAGCGCCTGTGGGCCGGGCGTGATGCCTTCGATGCCGTAGAAGCGCTGCAAGGCGAGGTTTATCGCGAGCTGGAAGGGCGCCGCACGTTGCGTACCGTAGTGGCTGGCGAGGGTTTTTTCGTCAAGATCCACCGCGGCATCGGCTGGGGCGAGATCTTCAAGAACCTGTTCACCGCCAAGCTTCCGGTGCTCGGTGCCGGCCAGGAATGGCGGGCTATCCAGCGCCTGCACGAGGTGGGTGTGCCGACCATGACCGCAGTCGCCTATGGCGAGCGGGGCAGCAACCCGGCCACGCAGCACTCGTTCATCATCACCGAGGAACTGGCGCCCACCATCAGCCTGGAAGACTTCAGTATCGACTGGGCCAAGCAGCCGCCCGAGCCGCGGCTGAAGCGTGCGCTGATCGCCGAAGTGGCGAAGATGACTGGCGGCATGCACCGCGCCGGGGTCAACCACCGCGACTGCTACATCTGCCACTTCTTGCTGCACACCGACCGCCCGGTAACGGCGGACGATTTCAAGCTGTCGGTGATCGACCTGCACCGCGCCCAGACCCGTGCAACCATTAGCCGCCGCTGGCGCGACAAGGACTTGGCCGCGCTGTACTTCTCGGCGCTGGACATCGGCCTGACCCAGCGCGACAAGCTGCGCTTCCTGCGGGGTTATTTCCAGCGCCCGCTGCGCCAAGTGCTGAAGGACGAAGCCCAGTTGCTCACCTGGCTGGAGCGCAAGGCGCAGAAACTCTACGACCGCAAACAACGCTACGGGGATGCGCTCTGA
- a CDS encoding lipopolysaccharide kinase InaA family protein, translated as MAGWTLAPGYEHLATDFGSLDAVFALQGERLTRDPLSEVVRIERDGVNYYVKRYTGAGKHMRRYLGRPRIKAEWQNLKQFAKWGIPTAEVVAWGLERKGLAFGRGAMITRELPNTEDLSALAERNDARLADRAWVDHLSRQLARHTRVMHEHRFAHNDLKWRNLLVDDQGTLFFIDCPTGDFWRGFMWRHRMIKDLACLDKVAKYHLSATQRLRFYLQYRGRDRLNERDKKRIRQVLGFFEGRE; from the coding sequence ATGGCGGGCTGGACACTGGCGCCGGGTTACGAACATCTGGCGACGGACTTCGGCAGCCTCGATGCGGTATTTGCCCTGCAAGGCGAGCGCCTGACCCGCGACCCGCTCAGCGAGGTGGTGCGCATCGAGCGTGACGGGGTCAACTACTACGTCAAGCGCTACACCGGCGCCGGCAAGCACATGCGCCGCTATCTGGGCCGGCCGCGCATCAAGGCCGAATGGCAGAACCTCAAGCAATTCGCCAAGTGGGGCATCCCTACCGCGGAAGTGGTGGCCTGGGGGCTGGAGCGCAAGGGCCTGGCCTTTGGTCGTGGGGCGATGATCACCCGCGAGCTGCCGAACACCGAAGACCTGTCGGCACTCGCCGAGCGCAACGATGCGCGCCTTGCCGACCGCGCCTGGGTCGACCACCTCAGCCGCCAGCTGGCGCGCCATACCCGGGTCATGCACGAGCACCGCTTTGCTCACAACGACCTGAAGTGGCGCAACCTGCTGGTCGATGACCAGGGCACGCTATTCTTCATCGACTGCCCCACCGGCGACTTCTGGCGCGGGTTCATGTGGCGGCACCGGATGATCAAGGACCTGGCGTGCCTGGACAAAGTGGCCAAATACCACCTGTCGGCCACCCAGCGCCTGCGTTTCTATCTGCAATACCGTGGCCGCGACCGGCTGAATGAGCGTGACAAGAAGCGCATTCGCCAGGTGCTGGGCTTTTTCGAGGGAAGGGAATGA
- a CDS encoding glycosyltransferase family 4 protein, which produces MQLAFVLYKYFPFGGLQRDFMRIALECQKRGHQIRVYTLIWEGDIPPGFEVLVAPVKAIFNHRRNEKLSAWMAADLAKRPVDRLIGFNKMPGLDVYYAADGCFEDKAQTLRGGLYRRWGRYRHFAEYERAVFAKDAHTEVLMISEVQQPLFIKHYGTPVERFHLLPPGISQDRRAPANAAEIRAEFRKEFNLGDDDLLLVQIGSGFKTKGVDRSLKALAALPSALRKRTKLMVIGQDDPKVFQLQSATLGLGDQVQFLKGRSDIPRFLLGADVLIHPAYNENTGTVLLEALVAGLPVLVSKVCGYAHYIAEADCGLVLDEPFEQDQLNGYLQRMLEDPQARASWSRNGLAFAETADLYSMPQHAADVILGQKTV; this is translated from the coding sequence ATGCAACTGGCTTTCGTGCTTTACAAATATTTCCCCTTCGGCGGGCTGCAGCGCGATTTCATGCGCATTGCCCTGGAATGCCAGAAGCGGGGCCACCAGATCCGTGTGTACACGCTGATCTGGGAGGGTGACATTCCGCCGGGCTTCGAAGTGCTGGTGGCGCCGGTGAAGGCGATTTTCAACCACCGTCGCAACGAGAAGCTCAGCGCCTGGATGGCCGCCGACCTGGCCAAGCGCCCGGTCGACCGCCTGATCGGCTTCAACAAGATGCCGGGGCTGGACGTGTACTACGCCGCCGACGGCTGCTTCGAAGACAAGGCGCAGACCCTGCGTGGCGGCCTGTACCGCCGCTGGGGCCGCTACCGGCACTTTGCCGAGTACGAGCGTGCGGTGTTCGCCAAGGACGCCCACACCGAAGTGTTGATGATTTCCGAGGTGCAGCAGCCGCTGTTCATCAAGCACTACGGCACCCCGGTGGAGCGCTTCCACCTGCTGCCGCCGGGCATTTCCCAGGATCGCCGCGCGCCGGCCAACGCTGCCGAGATACGCGCCGAGTTCCGCAAGGAATTCAACCTGGGCGATGACGACCTGTTGCTGGTACAGATTGGCTCGGGCTTCAAGACCAAAGGTGTGGACCGTAGCCTGAAGGCGCTGGCCGCGCTGCCATCGGCCCTGCGCAAACGCACGAAGCTGATGGTGATCGGCCAGGACGACCCCAAGGTGTTCCAGCTGCAAAGCGCCACCCTCGGGCTGGGCGACCAGGTGCAGTTCCTCAAGGGCCGCAGCGACATCCCGCGTTTCCTGCTGGGTGCCGACGTGCTGATTCACCCGGCGTACAACGAGAACACCGGCACCGTGCTGCTTGAAGCGCTGGTGGCCGGCCTGCCGGTACTGGTGTCCAAAGTGTGCGGTTACGCCCACTACATTGCCGAGGCCGATTGCGGCCTGGTGCTGGACGAACCGTTCGAACAGGACCAGCTCAACGGTTACCTGCAACGCATGCTCGAAGACCCGCAGGCCCGCGCCAGCTGGTCGCGCAACGGCCTGGCGTTTGCTGAAACCGCCGATCTGTACAGCATGCCGCAGCATGCTGCCGACGTGATCCTGGGGCAGAAAACCGTATGA
- a CDS encoding dermonecrotic toxin domain-containing protein codes for MRPLEQLEQIDRQISDLLGGLPTIALQHPINPDTRTWLHGELASFWTTADEQGETPRQKLLALRKALMLAEVELRLGDETLGYRSADQLWACLQQPLPSQRRHMPLAKRPQVYRVLLEGLRPNWRSYLPGTLIIVAGTAEGPMLTPEDAAGMALLCSLSQGVEAFESLAALHQELCERLEDPLQSKPLLHLYTDAQADRVRLSQRLRYDWYADSLLEAQIDSVIEAQRQRLSDTGLWSSSPQPNRIHKAMELWHEVGAKPILQTRYSRLLEKNLPNWLRNTSAQGLSHMMQAMQELVAIAEQAAAPGVLSFNDFKQRNSLLGWANARLRERLRHDLGYAADPRDIKIVVVRARRTGAVLHPFAISSYVTYAGMRRVGDEMVEMVEEINTLEEIALKNLPWFDTDYWLTARVIHAHGNAMPAGLTPQYVKHMVRELNVGDSYAEYLRTQLISSRAGKWRLTAHSKVNRARMHAEAVKARYAGHFGEDPFEHGYNWVRAVLDQPHNALRAPVAGYPVTVRQLNIMGHTLQGVLLLNSITYKSPACVLYTPDAPDRRAWRRFRTTRELLRTLRQQPALRAYVALRLPLLPAVTVQRLLDKGRMSTHLTTPEIKDDLFFVYYMAEARALIAQADADSMTTREVNVESVMALSWRLLDFISLLLPNRALLVLSIGRMAIDIWDGAEAFKQEDVEGVMRHAYQALSHLNDAGTSFLGSRVLRRSLRGIPKQPPLPLPARQQVQPSSSLRYRIDGIYGEGVYEQSSVFGGQSLYFVKDNDNRYYQVSFDGYRWRAIDPAQPDTYLQQPLKRKADGQWVIDSPVLWYDGLPDLKQLLQDCYLQVPVAGLPLNSEQGLFEADDQLYLGLESGQLPVRRHLLPDHYHLQMASPDNAGVVPWAVMRHESGQWLIRVRQAGRSSDWLTLPDQPPPAQ; via the coding sequence ATGCGCCCCCTCGAACAACTGGAACAGATCGACCGACAGATCAGTGACCTGCTCGGCGGCCTTCCGACGATTGCCCTTCAGCACCCCATCAACCCCGACACACGCACTTGGTTGCACGGCGAACTGGCCAGCTTCTGGACCACGGCCGATGAGCAAGGCGAAACCCCAAGACAAAAGCTGCTGGCACTGCGCAAGGCGCTGATGCTGGCCGAGGTTGAATTGCGCCTGGGCGACGAGACCTTGGGCTACCGCTCAGCCGATCAACTATGGGCCTGCCTGCAACAGCCACTACCCTCCCAGCGCAGGCATATGCCCCTGGCCAAAAGGCCACAGGTCTACCGCGTTCTGCTGGAAGGCCTACGGCCCAACTGGCGAAGCTACCTGCCAGGCACACTGATCATCGTTGCCGGCACCGCCGAGGGCCCTATGCTCACACCCGAGGATGCCGCAGGCATGGCGTTGCTGTGCAGCCTCTCACAAGGCGTTGAGGCCTTCGAGTCCCTTGCCGCACTGCACCAGGAGCTTTGCGAACGCCTGGAAGACCCACTCCAGAGCAAACCGCTGCTGCATCTGTACACTGACGCGCAGGCGGACCGCGTGCGGCTGTCACAGCGCCTGCGCTATGACTGGTACGCCGATAGCCTGCTGGAGGCCCAGATCGACAGTGTGATAGAAGCCCAGCGCCAACGCTTGAGTGACACCGGCTTGTGGAGCAGCTCACCCCAGCCCAACCGAATACATAAAGCCATGGAGCTCTGGCACGAAGTCGGCGCCAAACCCATCCTGCAGACACGTTACTCCCGATTGCTTGAGAAGAACCTGCCGAACTGGCTGCGCAATACATCTGCGCAAGGCCTGAGCCATATGATGCAGGCGATGCAAGAGCTGGTGGCAATCGCCGAGCAGGCTGCCGCACCGGGGGTGCTGAGCTTCAACGACTTCAAGCAACGCAATAGCCTGCTGGGCTGGGCCAACGCACGCCTTCGCGAGCGGCTGCGCCATGACCTGGGGTACGCCGCAGATCCCCGCGATATCAAGATCGTGGTCGTGCGTGCCCGCCGCACTGGCGCCGTCCTGCATCCCTTCGCCATCTCATCCTATGTCACCTATGCAGGCATGCGACGCGTGGGCGACGAGATGGTCGAAATGGTCGAGGAAATCAACACCCTCGAAGAGATCGCCCTCAAGAACTTGCCGTGGTTCGATACCGACTACTGGCTTACTGCCCGGGTGATCCATGCCCATGGCAATGCCATGCCCGCCGGGCTCACGCCGCAGTATGTCAAGCACATGGTCCGGGAACTGAACGTGGGTGACAGTTACGCAGAGTACCTGCGCACCCAACTTATCAGTTCCAGAGCGGGCAAATGGCGGCTCACTGCGCACAGCAAGGTCAACCGTGCACGCATGCACGCTGAAGCAGTCAAGGCGCGCTACGCAGGGCACTTTGGCGAAGACCCTTTCGAACACGGCTACAACTGGGTGCGCGCAGTGCTGGACCAACCACACAATGCCTTGCGTGCGCCGGTAGCAGGCTACCCGGTCACTGTCCGGCAGCTGAACATCATGGGTCATACCCTGCAGGGGGTGCTTCTGCTTAACAGCATCACCTACAAGTCTCCGGCATGTGTGCTGTACACCCCGGATGCCCCCGACCGCAGGGCCTGGCGGCGTTTCCGAACAACCCGCGAACTGCTTCGCACATTGCGCCAACAGCCCGCATTAAGAGCATACGTAGCCCTGCGCCTGCCATTGCTACCTGCCGTCACGGTGCAGCGGCTGCTGGACAAGGGGCGCATGAGCACACATTTGACGACACCTGAGATCAAGGACGACCTTTTCTTCGTTTACTACATGGCCGAAGCCCGGGCGCTGATCGCTCAGGCCGATGCCGACAGCATGACGACCAGGGAAGTGAACGTGGAATCGGTCATGGCGCTGAGCTGGCGCTTACTGGACTTCATCAGCCTGCTGCTGCCGAACCGTGCGCTGCTGGTGCTGTCGATCGGCCGCATGGCAATCGATATCTGGGACGGCGCCGAGGCCTTCAAGCAAGAGGATGTCGAAGGGGTGATGCGGCATGCGTATCAGGCGCTTAGCCACCTCAACGATGCAGGTACCAGTTTTCTGGGCTCCAGAGTGCTACGCCGATCCCTGCGCGGGATCCCCAAACAACCGCCACTGCCGCTGCCCGCACGCCAACAGGTACAACCGAGCAGCAGCCTGCGCTATCGCATAGACGGTATCTACGGTGAAGGTGTATACGAGCAAAGTTCGGTGTTTGGGGGGCAGTCGCTGTACTTCGTCAAGGACAACGACAACCGCTATTATCAGGTCAGCTTCGATGGCTACCGCTGGCGGGCCATCGACCCTGCCCAGCCAGACACCTACCTGCAGCAGCCGCTCAAGCGCAAGGCCGACGGGCAGTGGGTCATCGACTCACCGGTACTCTGGTACGACGGGCTGCCCGACCTTAAGCAGTTACTGCAAGACTGCTACCTGCAGGTGCCTGTGGCTGGCCTGCCACTGAATAGCGAACAAGGGCTCTTCGAGGCTGACGACCAGTTGTACCTGGGGCTCGAGAGCGGGCAGTTGCCGGTGCGCCGCCACCTGCTGCCGGATCATTACCACTTGCAGATGGCTAGCCCCGACAACGCCGGGGTGGTGCCGTGGGCGGTGATGCGTCACGAAAGCGGCCAGTGGCTGATACGCGTTCGCCAGGCAGGGCGCAGCAGTGACTGGCTGACACTGCCAGACCAACCACCGCCAGCCCAATGA
- a CDS encoding lipopolysaccharide kinase InaA family protein produces MRLSELKDAGRSPSLPLNITLADAAGSAELQLLSLLRVLPGQRYVGAGVWRGTPVLAKLLVGGNAARHFQRELQGVKLLAEQGLTTPKLLADGLKEGEGGWLLFEFLDGAESLADAWAAVENLPVLADEQHLVLGEALTAVAHMHAQGLWQEDLHLDNLLRHGGKLYLIDGAGIKAETPGQQLSRPRVLENLGVFFAQLPKRLEPFIEELLVHYLLANAEHALPLEALQKQVDKVRNWRQKDYLDKAGRECSLFSVQRSLSGLQAIRRTEVDAMQRVLEQADALIEKGHLYKTGGAASVARIEVNGRKLVLKRYNIKNTAHWFKRFWRPSRAWHSWIEGHRLEFLGIATPRPLAVLEQRVLGLRSRAYLVTEYVDGPDLTACFAPYVESGDAPEEQVDALVHVMQQLIRERISHGDFKGHNLFWHNGQWSLIDLDAMCQHATQLSFAPAYARDRARLLRNWPSGSALHQRLDRLLPKLVE; encoded by the coding sequence ATGCGTTTGTCCGAACTGAAAGATGCCGGGCGCAGCCCGTCGTTGCCCTTGAACATCACCCTGGCGGATGCCGCCGGCAGCGCCGAGTTGCAACTGCTCAGCCTGCTGCGCGTGTTGCCGGGCCAGCGCTATGTTGGCGCCGGAGTGTGGCGCGGAACCCCGGTGCTGGCCAAGCTGCTGGTGGGCGGTAACGCCGCCCGGCATTTCCAGCGCGAACTGCAAGGTGTGAAGCTGCTGGCCGAGCAAGGCCTGACCACGCCAAAACTGTTGGCCGATGGCCTCAAGGAAGGCGAGGGCGGCTGGCTGCTGTTCGAATTCCTCGACGGCGCCGAAAGCCTGGCCGATGCCTGGGCGGCGGTGGAAAACCTGCCGGTGCTGGCTGACGAGCAACATCTGGTATTGGGTGAAGCACTGACGGCTGTCGCGCACATGCACGCCCAGGGCCTTTGGCAGGAAGACCTGCACCTGGACAACCTGCTGCGCCATGGCGGCAAGCTGTACCTGATCGACGGCGCCGGTATCAAGGCCGAAACGCCTGGCCAGCAACTGTCACGCCCGCGGGTGCTGGAAAACCTCGGGGTGTTCTTCGCCCAGTTGCCCAAGCGCCTGGAACCGTTCATCGAAGAGCTGCTGGTGCACTACCTGCTGGCCAACGCCGAGCATGCGTTGCCCCTGGAAGCCCTGCAAAAGCAGGTGGACAAGGTGCGCAACTGGCGCCAGAAGGACTACCTGGACAAAGCGGGCCGCGAGTGCAGCCTGTTCAGCGTCCAGCGCAGCCTTTCGGGCTTGCAGGCGATCCGCCGCACCGAAGTCGACGCCATGCAGCGGGTGCTGGAGCAGGCCGATGCGCTGATCGAAAAGGGCCACCTGTACAAGACCGGTGGCGCCGCCAGCGTGGCGCGTATCGAGGTGAACGGTCGCAAGCTGGTGCTCAAGCGCTACAACATCAAGAACACCGCGCACTGGTTCAAGCGCTTCTGGCGCCCGAGCCGGGCCTGGCATTCGTGGATTGAAGGCCACCGCCTGGAATTCCTCGGCATCGCCACGCCTCGCCCTCTCGCGGTGCTGGAACAGCGGGTGCTGGGCCTGCGTAGCCGTGCCTACCTGGTCACCGAGTATGTCGACGGCCCGGACCTGACGGCATGCTTCGCGCCCTACGTCGAAAGTGGCGATGCACCCGAGGAGCAAGTGGATGCCTTGGTCCATGTGATGCAGCAGCTGATTCGCGAGCGTATCAGCCATGGGGACTTCAAAGGCCATAACCTGTTCTGGCACAACGGCCAGTGGTCGCTGATCGACCTTGATGCCATGTGCCAGCACGCCACCCAGCTCAGCTTCGCCCCGGCCTATGCCCGCGACCGGGCACGGCTGCTGCGCAACTGGCCGAGTGGCAGTGCCTTGCATCAGCGACTGGACCGGCTTTTGCCAAAACTGGTCGAGTAA